A part of Pectinophora gossypiella chromosome Z, ilPecGoss1.1, whole genome shotgun sequence genomic DNA contains:
- the LOC126380655 gene encoding abasic site processing protein HMCES — MCGRTGLSLNQEQVCCACSYKANGGDLYIKPEWLHEHNNGKEYTPSYNIAPSDVTPVLVSASKYRHAANTDRVLKPMLWGIIPPWHKGDYRTHNLSTNNCRLENINTSKLYGPILRSGGRCIIPVEGFYEWKTTEKLAKVKQPYYIYAPQARETKIDDPSTWSNTYSNQEGWRGINLLYMAGLYYVWQHITTIIYSYSVITLESNDTLKWLHHRMPAILDTPQQIQMWLDVNNVDAETAVSCLKPVQMLSWHPVSTAVNNSRNKSDDCNKRQPEKKTQNPQKTITAWFTKTEKRKLTKDEMSTCKKLKT, encoded by the exons ATGTGTGGTAGAACAGGCTT ATCACTGAACCAGGAACAAGTTTGCTGTGCATGCAGTTACAAAGCGAATGGAGGAGACTTGTACATAAAACCAGAATGGTTGCATGAACACAACAATGGAAAAGAATATACACCTTCTTACAACATCGCACCGTCAGACGTAACGCCGGTTCTTGTTTCTGCCAGTAAATATAGACATGCTGCTAACACTGACCGAGTGCTGAAACCAATGCTGTGGGGGATAATACCTCCATGGCACAAA GGTGATTATAGAACACACAACCTAAGTACTAACAACTGCCGATTGGAAAATATCAATACATCAAAATTATATGGTCCAATATTAAGAAGTGGAGGAAGGTGCATTATACCAGTTGAAGGTTTTTATGAATGGAAAACTACTGAAAAACTTGCCAAAGTAAAGCAACCATATTATATCTATGCACCACAGGCTAGAGAGACAAAG ATTGATGACCCCTCAACATGGAGCAATACTTATAGCAACCAAGAGGGCTGGAGAGGAATTAATCTCCTGTATATGGCTGGACTATACTATGTGTGGCAACACATTACCACAATTATCTATTCATACTCTGTCATCACTTTGGAATCTAATGACACTTTAAAGTGGCTCCACCACAGAATGCCAGCAATATTGGATACACCCCAACAAATACAA ATGTGGCTTGATGTCAACAATGTGGACGCTGAGACAGCCGTATCCTGTTTGAAACCAGTTCAAATGTTATCTTGGCACCCAGTATCTACTGCTGTAAATAACTCTCGAAATAAATCTGATGACTGCAATAAAAGACAACCTGAGAAAAAAACCCAAAACCCACAGAAGACTATAACAGCATGGTTTACAAAGACagagaaaagaaaattaacTAAAGATGAAATGTCAACTTGCAAGAAATTAAAGACATAA
- the LOC126380637 gene encoding uncharacterized protein LOC126380637 isoform X1: MNKYKENLAEMCDSELVVDQLISQNEHSFLPIPDFECDPQLVISKVRKHYMEYLIKLLSVNYETNQKLHKNIYLPSAIWRCAKNIETTAAQTCMVVQLYRKYITSAIKELKNDTKKGKLNKNLYDYLHSPPQNEKKIQTDFSAIDKCSCECNCHLHRKRRKTSQFSEVLEVMQTDTPKIVKNDELPITVCNEVNKIPVLINSQIEPPQIIQNAVDTANNQKELNTNQSSPSKRSVRMSVELQESDELMLQLEKLFHSDPNDDDLYDTALCSTENIIATEDIIKTAQNDNADTAIPNVNPSIIESHSIQIKSLDERLASLTGLLTNNAETVTGQAKVDVPKTKKSSSSKWLCEEYFLKQRFHEMLDEMGDANRKKLARVKEILLVLFGEDDDNDAIVSPFEVTPELTISCKERIAPWVVKLLTPYYMKGRIRGKTLFKALAKHLIRLIYQCSRYPQHYEVQSFVSDFLKNHKLIRCEADFKQFRIENI; the protein is encoded by the exons atgaataaatataaagaaaaccTTGCCGAAATGTGTGATTCAGAGCTAGTTGTTGATCAATTAATAAGCCAAAATGAGCATTCATTTCTGCCTATCCCAGATTTCGAATGTGATCCACAACTTGTGATAtctaaa gTGCGGAAGCATTACATggaatatttaattaaactgCTGTCTGTGAATTATGAAACCAATCagaagttacacaaaaatatctACCTACCCAGTGCTATATGGAGATGTGCTAAAAACATAGAAACAACCGCTGCACAAACTTGCATGGTGGTACAACTGTACAGAAAATATATTACGTCTGCa ATTAAAGAGTTGAAAAATGATACTAAAAAAggtaaactaaataaaaatctttatgacTACCTGCACAGTCCAccacaaaatgaaaaaaaaatacaaacagacTTCAGTGCAATAGATAAATGCAGTTGCGAATGTAATTGCCACCTACATAGAAAGCGTCGCAAAACATCGCAGTTTTCTGAGGTACTAGAAGTTATGCAGACAGATACTCCTAAGATTGTGAAAAATGATGAATTACCCATCACTGTGTGCAATGAGGTGAATAAAATacctgttttaataaattcacaaATTGAACCACCACAAATTATACAAAACGCTGTGGATACAGCAAATAATCAAAAAGAATTAAATACAAACCAGTCTAGTCCATCCAAGAGGTCTGTCAGAATGTCTGTGGAATTACAAGAATCAGATGAATTAATGCTTCAATTGGAAAAACTATTTCACAGTGATCcgaatgatgatgatttgtatGATACCGCTCTATGCAGTACTGAGAATATCATCGCAACagaagatataattaaaacGGCCCAAAATGATAATGCAGACACTGCAATTCCCAATGTAAACCCTTCAATAATTGAGAGTCATAGTATTCAAATCAAGTCTTTAGATGAAAGGCTGGCATCACTGACTGGGTTGCTGACAAACAATGCTGAAACAGTGACTGGGCAAGCAAAAGTTGATGTACCAAAGACGAAGAAGTCGAGTTCCAGCAAATGGTTATGTGAAGAGTATTTCTTAAAACAGCGTTTCCATGAAATGTTGGACGAAATGGGAGACGCCAATAGGAAAAAGCTTGCGCGG gTAAAAGAAATATTGTTGGTGTTATTTGGCGAAGATGATGATAACGACGCTATTGTGTCGCCATTTGAAGTAACTCCAGAACTTACAATCAGTTGCAAGGAACGCATAGCTCCTTGGGTTGTGAAGCTTCTGACTCCTTACTATATGAAGGGGCGTATTCGAGGAAAAACCCTGTTCAAGGCGCTGGCCAAACATCTTATAAGATTGATCTATCAATGCAGCCGATATCCAC AGCATTATGAAGTGCAAAGCTTTGTGTCAGACTTCTTGAAAAATCATAAGTTGATACGTTGTGAAGCAGATTTCAAGCAATTCAGAATtgaaaacatttaa
- the LOC126380637 gene encoding uncharacterized protein LOC126380637 isoform X2 has product MEYLIKLLSVNYETNQKLHKNIYLPSAIWRCAKNIETTAAQTCMVVQLYRKYITSAIKELKNDTKKGKLNKNLYDYLHSPPQNEKKIQTDFSAIDKCSCECNCHLHRKRRKTSQFSEVLEVMQTDTPKIVKNDELPITVCNEVNKIPVLINSQIEPPQIIQNAVDTANNQKELNTNQSSPSKRSVRMSVELQESDELMLQLEKLFHSDPNDDDLYDTALCSTENIIATEDIIKTAQNDNADTAIPNVNPSIIESHSIQIKSLDERLASLTGLLTNNAETVTGQAKVDVPKTKKSSSSKWLCEEYFLKQRFHEMLDEMGDANRKKLARVKEILLVLFGEDDDNDAIVSPFEVTPELTISCKERIAPWVVKLLTPYYMKGRIRGKTLFKALAKHLIRLIYQCSRYPQHYEVQSFVSDFLKNHKLIRCEADFKQFRIENI; this is encoded by the exons ATggaatatttaattaaactgCTGTCTGTGAATTATGAAACCAATCagaagttacacaaaaatatctACCTACCCAGTGCTATATGGAGATGTGCTAAAAACATAGAAACAACCGCTGCACAAACTTGCATGGTGGTACAACTGTACAGAAAATATATTACGTCTGCa ATTAAAGAGTTGAAAAATGATACTAAAAAAggtaaactaaataaaaatctttatgacTACCTGCACAGTCCAccacaaaatgaaaaaaaaatacaaacagacTTCAGTGCAATAGATAAATGCAGTTGCGAATGTAATTGCCACCTACATAGAAAGCGTCGCAAAACATCGCAGTTTTCTGAGGTACTAGAAGTTATGCAGACAGATACTCCTAAGATTGTGAAAAATGATGAATTACCCATCACTGTGTGCAATGAGGTGAATAAAATacctgttttaataaattcacaaATTGAACCACCACAAATTATACAAAACGCTGTGGATACAGCAAATAATCAAAAAGAATTAAATACAAACCAGTCTAGTCCATCCAAGAGGTCTGTCAGAATGTCTGTGGAATTACAAGAATCAGATGAATTAATGCTTCAATTGGAAAAACTATTTCACAGTGATCcgaatgatgatgatttgtatGATACCGCTCTATGCAGTACTGAGAATATCATCGCAACagaagatataattaaaacGGCCCAAAATGATAATGCAGACACTGCAATTCCCAATGTAAACCCTTCAATAATTGAGAGTCATAGTATTCAAATCAAGTCTTTAGATGAAAGGCTGGCATCACTGACTGGGTTGCTGACAAACAATGCTGAAACAGTGACTGGGCAAGCAAAAGTTGATGTACCAAAGACGAAGAAGTCGAGTTCCAGCAAATGGTTATGTGAAGAGTATTTCTTAAAACAGCGTTTCCATGAAATGTTGGACGAAATGGGAGACGCCAATAGGAAAAAGCTTGCGCGG gTAAAAGAAATATTGTTGGTGTTATTTGGCGAAGATGATGATAACGACGCTATTGTGTCGCCATTTGAAGTAACTCCAGAACTTACAATCAGTTGCAAGGAACGCATAGCTCCTTGGGTTGTGAAGCTTCTGACTCCTTACTATATGAAGGGGCGTATTCGAGGAAAAACCCTGTTCAAGGCGCTGGCCAAACATCTTATAAGATTGATCTATCAATGCAGCCGATATCCAC AGCATTATGAAGTGCAAAGCTTTGTGTCAGACTTCTTGAAAAATCATAAGTTGATACGTTGTGAAGCAGATTTCAAGCAATTCAGAATtgaaaacatttaa
- the LOC126380658 gene encoding SAP domain-containing ribonucleoprotein, with translation MSDLTIADVIKMKVLDLRKELKSRGLPSTGDKAVLIERLQATLSNDTPDDHGDINLDSDDMTSEAAWILEDDEELLVDQPLPSTPIVKNYADEGNPETSLKRKIKDKKAKEPDSKTEENTSAKKIILNRATSTTSITASSVTSSPPVPTAEKTEEKDVKPDSSTNNDKIKIEPSGDKDRTQSRLELRAKRFGLPVKMTDDEKKEARKLRFGQTGTTKPGGAISKPPLGENLDKLKKRAERFGQSVSKFMTDIENKEKLEKRKAKFGTVK, from the coding sequence ATGTCTGACCTAACGATAGCTGATGTGATTAAAATGAAAGTGCTAGATTTACGTAAAGAGTTGAAATCACGTGGACTTCCGAGTACCGGCGATAAAGCCGTTTTAATTGAGAGGCTGCAAGCAACATTGTCCAACGATACTCCAGATGATCACGGTGACATAAATCTAGATTCTGATGACATGACTAGTGAAGCTGCATGGATATTAGAAGATGACGAAGAATTGCTTGTTGATCAACCGTTGCCATCGACGCCAATTGTCAAAAACTATGCCGATGAGGGAAATCCTGAAACATCTTTAAAACGAAAGATAAAAGACAAAAAGGCAAAAGAGCCAGACTCCAAAACAGAAGAGAACACAAGTGCAAAGAAAATTATTCTTAACAGAGCCACTTCTACAACTTCGATCACCGCCTCTTCCGTGACCTCTTCACCGCCTGTACCAACTGCAGAGAAAACTGAAGAAAAAGATGTCAAGCCAGATAGTTCTACTAACAACGATAAGATAAAGATAGAACCCAGTGGAGATAAAGATAGAACCCAGTCAAGATTAGAACTGAGAGCAAAAAGGTTTGGATTACCAGTGAAGATGACAGATGATGAGAAAAAAGAGGCACGTAAACTCAGATTTGGGCAAACTGGAACAACTAAACCAGGTGGAGCTATTAGCAAACCTCCCTTGGGTGAAAATTTAGATAAACTTAAGAAAAGAGCAGAAAGATTTGGCCAATCTGTATCCAAATTTATGACTGAtattgaaaataaagaaaagctaGAAAAACGCAAAGCCAAATTTGGAACTGTTAAATGA
- the LOC126380653 gene encoding S-adenosylmethionine sensor upstream of mTORC1: protein MASEEHKQLAHFLKNVHLCLRKASTKEGAEEAWRQHCENKDVLKHYAQCMEKLATTHWTASTTREHSSVTSRITWAAEFCYDYFINKGYISHRQKDIEISEKINITCDVDECHSQPIKLIDVGSCYNPFQCYDFFDVTAIDLYPANNSVLQCDFLKVLTGHNTKISDMKVDQIQEKYFDVVTFCFLLEYIPTSELRIKACEKAYNIVKYGGLLIINTPDSKHVGANSKIMKCWQYTLANIGFTRIKYEKFKHMHCMAFRKASCKDIAQRWASLHRKPYMQYALHIPQDFNDNTEETIYSQEIKIEVEDFMELPFHE, encoded by the coding sequence ATGGCCAGTGAAGAACATAAACAGTTAGCGCATTTTTTGAAGAATGTTCACTTATGTTTGAGGAAAGCGTCAACAAAGGAAGGAGCAGAAGAAGCCTGGCGCCAGCATTGTGAAAATAAAGATGTTCTAAAACATTATGCACAGTGTATGGAGAAACTAGCAACAACTCACTGGACAGCGAGCACTACACGCGAGCATAGCTCTGTGACTTCTCGTATCACATGGGCGGCTGAGTtctgttatgattattttataaataaaggaTATATATCTCACAGACAGAAAGATATAGAGATATCtgagaaaataaacattacatgTGATGTAGATGAGTGCCATTCACAACCGATAAAATTAATTGATGTTGGAAGTTGCTACAATCCTTTTCAATGTTATgacttttttgatgtgactgcCATAGATTTATACCCTGCTAATAATTCTGTATTACAATGTGATTTTCTTAAAGTTCTTACTGGACATAATACAAAGATTTCAGATATGAAGGTAGATCAAATTCAAGAAAAGTATTTTGATGTAGTGACATTCTGTTTTCTTTTGgaatatatacctacatcagAATTGAGAATTAAAGCTTGTGAAAAAGCTTATAATATTGTGAAGTATGGTGGGTTACTAATTATAAATACCCCTGATTCAAAACATGTTGgagcaaattcaaaaataatgaaatgttGGCAGTACACTTTAGCAAATATAGGTTTTACAAGGATAAAGTATGAGAAATTTAAACATATGCACTGTATGGCATTTAGGAAAGCTTCATGTAAAGATATAGCACAGAGATGGGCATCATTGCACAGAAAACCATACATGCAGTATGCATTACATATTCCACAAGATTTTAATGATAATACTGAAGAAACAATATATTCGCAGGAAATCAAAATAGAAGTGGAAGATTTTATGGAATTACCATTCCATGAGTAA
- the LOC126380647 gene encoding E3 ubiquitin-protein ligase Kcmf1 isoform X2, which yields MNRHEGVSCDSCLKNNFRGRRYKCLICIDYDLCAACYESGATTNQHTTEHPMQCILSRSDFDLYYGGEALALEQPQAYTCPFCNRMGFTDTTLIEHVTAEHADTTLAVVCPVCASIPGGEPNFVTDDFAGHLTLEHRTGPRDLISFHDEPSGIRHGGVRRIPHTGRGLGRGRRANMQFSTGGGISSLSPSSRDAVVDPIAELLSQLSGVRRGPGQPGTPSQLQQLQMQLQLERQQATAARQQLERLPRRPAAASSSGGAAAAPPPAPQPTQQAPPPQDNTESQLLLSGFLDDTSAPAGAEAESRAALLRGLVLASLGRPPPVRAPPPAPRAPPQPAPQPLADAPPAAAQPLPRAKPQPRTKETAARAHAAARQLPEGR from the exons ATGAATCGCCATGAAG GAGTCAGCTGTGATTCTTGTTTGAAAAACAACTTTAGAGGACGGCGATACAAATGTCTGATTTGCATTGACTACGACTTGTGCGCTGCCTGCTACGAGTCCGGTGCCACCACGAACCAACACACTACAGAGCATCCCATGCAGTGTATCCTCTCTAGGAGTGATTTTG ACTTATACTATGGAGGAGAAGCTCTGGCCCTGGAGCAGCCGCAGGCGTACACATGTCCATTCTGCAACCGCATGGGGTTCACGGACACCACCCTCATAGAGCATGTCACTGCAGAACATGCTGATACTACACTCGCT GTAGTGTGCCCAGTATGTGCATCAATTCCCGGCGGAGAACCAAACTTTGTAACCGATGACTTTGCTGGCCATCTCACCTTGGAACATCGAACTGGACCCAGAGACCTCATTTCATTC CACGATGAACCGAGCGGCATTAGACACGGCGGCGTACGCCGCATACCTCACACAGGTCGCGGCTTGGGTCGCGGTCGCCGCGCTAACATGCAGTTCAG CACGGGCGGCGGGATCTCGTCGCTGTCGCCGTCGTCACGCGACGCGGTGGTGGACCCGATCGCGGAGCTGTTGTCGCAGCTGTCGGGCGTGCGCCGCGGGCCCGGCCAGCCCGGCACGCCCAGCCAGCTGCAGCAGCTGCAGATGCAGCTCCAACTCGAACGCCAGCAAGCCACC GCGGCTCGTCAGCAATTGGAGCGGCTGCCGCGGCGGCCGGCAGCGGCGTCGTCGTCGGGAggcgcggccgccgcgccccCGCCCGCGCCGCAGCCCACGCAGCAAGCACCGCCGCCTCAGGATAACACTGAGTCACAGCTGCTGCTATCAGGATTCCTGG ACGATACGAGCGCCCCGGCGGGCGCGGAGGCTGAGTCGCGGGCGGCGCTGTTGCGCGGGCTGGTGCTGGCGTCCCTCGGGCGGCCGCCGCCggtgcgcgcgccgccgcctgcGCCCCGCGCGCCCCCGCAGCCCGCGCCGCAGCCCCTCGCCGACGCGCCCCCCGCCGCCGCACAGCCGCTGCCGCGCGCCAAGCCGCAACCAAGAACTAAG GAgacggcggcgcgcgcgcacgctGCGGCGCGACAGCTGCCGGAGGGCAGGTAG
- the LOC126380647 gene encoding E3 ubiquitin-protein ligase Kcmf1 isoform X1 has protein sequence MNRHEGVSCDSCLKNNFRGRRYKCLICIDYDLCAACYESGATTNQHTTEHPMQCILSRSDFDLYYGGEALALEQPQAYTCPFCNRMGFTDTTLIEHVTAEHADTTLAVVCPVCASIPGGEPNFVTDDFAGHLTLEHRTGPRDLISFLHDEPSGIRHGGVRRIPHTGRGLGRGRRANMQFSTGGGISSLSPSSRDAVVDPIAELLSQLSGVRRGPGQPGTPSQLQQLQMQLQLERQQATAARQQLERLPRRPAAASSSGGAAAAPPPAPQPTQQAPPPQDNTESQLLLSGFLDDTSAPAGAEAESRAALLRGLVLASLGRPPPVRAPPPAPRAPPQPAPQPLADAPPAAAQPLPRAKPQPRTKETAARAHAAARQLPEGR, from the exons ATGAATCGCCATGAAG GAGTCAGCTGTGATTCTTGTTTGAAAAACAACTTTAGAGGACGGCGATACAAATGTCTGATTTGCATTGACTACGACTTGTGCGCTGCCTGCTACGAGTCCGGTGCCACCACGAACCAACACACTACAGAGCATCCCATGCAGTGTATCCTCTCTAGGAGTGATTTTG ACTTATACTATGGAGGAGAAGCTCTGGCCCTGGAGCAGCCGCAGGCGTACACATGTCCATTCTGCAACCGCATGGGGTTCACGGACACCACCCTCATAGAGCATGTCACTGCAGAACATGCTGATACTACACTCGCT GTAGTGTGCCCAGTATGTGCATCAATTCCCGGCGGAGAACCAAACTTTGTAACCGATGACTTTGCTGGCCATCTCACCTTGGAACATCGAACTGGACCCAGAGACCTCATTTCATTCCTG CACGATGAACCGAGCGGCATTAGACACGGCGGCGTACGCCGCATACCTCACACAGGTCGCGGCTTGGGTCGCGGTCGCCGCGCTAACATGCAGTTCAG CACGGGCGGCGGGATCTCGTCGCTGTCGCCGTCGTCACGCGACGCGGTGGTGGACCCGATCGCGGAGCTGTTGTCGCAGCTGTCGGGCGTGCGCCGCGGGCCCGGCCAGCCCGGCACGCCCAGCCAGCTGCAGCAGCTGCAGATGCAGCTCCAACTCGAACGCCAGCAAGCCACC GCGGCTCGTCAGCAATTGGAGCGGCTGCCGCGGCGGCCGGCAGCGGCGTCGTCGTCGGGAggcgcggccgccgcgccccCGCCCGCGCCGCAGCCCACGCAGCAAGCACCGCCGCCTCAGGATAACACTGAGTCACAGCTGCTGCTATCAGGATTCCTGG ACGATACGAGCGCCCCGGCGGGCGCGGAGGCTGAGTCGCGGGCGGCGCTGTTGCGCGGGCTGGTGCTGGCGTCCCTCGGGCGGCCGCCGCCggtgcgcgcgccgccgcctgcGCCCCGCGCGCCCCCGCAGCCCGCGCCGCAGCCCCTCGCCGACGCGCCCCCCGCCGCCGCACAGCCGCTGCCGCGCGCCAAGCCGCAACCAAGAACTAAG GAgacggcggcgcgcgcgcacgctGCGGCGCGACAGCTGCCGGAGGGCAGGTAG